The following proteins come from a genomic window of Phnomibacter ginsenosidimutans:
- a CDS encoding 2-isopropylmalate synthase, with amino-acid sequence MADKVFIFDTTLRDGEQVPGCKLNTAEKVELALLLEALGVDIIEAGFPISSPGDFESVKQIAAIIKNATVCALSRSVEKDIESAAAALKGAHRPRIHTGIGTSDMHIKHKFNSTREAILERAVAATKFARRFTDDVEFYCEDAGRSDNAYLAQVVEAVIAAGATTVNIPDTTGYCLPHQYGEKIQYLIDHVSNVDKAVLSCHCHNDLGLATANSIAGAIAGARQIECTINGLGERAGNTSLEEVVMVLRQHADLGLYTNVNPKLLNSISQKVSDTMRMPVQPNKAIVGSNAFSHSSGIHQDGFLKNAQTYEIIAPEEVGAEGSKIILTARSGRSALAHRFHKLGYQFDRDDVDALYEEFLLVADRKKKCWKKTSTNWPKPEKLFPKKEDDTTSIIRGSLQKR; translated from the coding sequence ATGGCAGATAAGGTTTTTATTTTCGACACGACGCTTCGCGACGGCGAGCAAGTGCCCGGATGTAAACTCAATACAGCAGAGAAAGTAGAACTGGCATTATTACTGGAAGCATTAGGTGTAGACATTATTGAAGCAGGTTTTCCCATTTCCTCTCCCGGCGATTTTGAATCGGTAAAGCAAATTGCTGCCATCATTAAAAACGCCACCGTGTGTGCCCTTAGCCGCTCGGTAGAAAAAGACATAGAATCGGCTGCTGCAGCGCTGAAAGGTGCGCATCGGCCACGCATTCATACAGGTATCGGTACTTCCGATATGCACATCAAGCACAAGTTCAACAGCACCCGTGAAGCCATTTTGGAAAGAGCCGTAGCCGCTACCAAATTTGCCCGCCGCTTTACTGATGATGTAGAATTTTATTGCGAAGATGCCGGCCGCAGCGACAATGCTTATCTGGCACAAGTGGTAGAAGCAGTAATTGCTGCAGGTGCCACCACCGTGAATATTCCTGATACAACCGGCTATTGCCTGCCACATCAATACGGCGAAAAAATTCAATACCTCATCGACCATGTATCGAACGTGGACAAAGCAGTGTTGAGCTGCCATTGCCACAACGATTTGGGACTGGCTACTGCTAACTCTATTGCAGGTGCCATTGCCGGTGCCCGCCAAATTGAATGTACCATCAATGGTTTGGGCGAAAGAGCCGGTAATACTTCGCTGGAAGAAGTAGTGATGGTGCTGCGCCAGCATGCCGACCTCGGATTGTACACCAACGTGAATCCGAAATTGCTCAACAGCATCAGCCAAAAAGTGAGCGATACCATGCGGATGCCCGTGCAGCCAAACAAAGCCATTGTGGGTAGCAATGCCTTCTCGCATTCTTCCGGCATTCACCAGGATGGCTTCCTGAAAAATGCACAGACTTACGAAATCATTGCTCCCGAAGAAGTAGGTGCCGAAGGATCCAAAATTATTCTCACTGCCCGCAGCGGCCGCAGTGCATTGGCGCATCGTTTTCACAAACTGGGGTACCAGTTCGACCGCGACGATGTGGATGCTTTGTACGAAGAATTTTTGCTGGTAGCCGACCGCAAAAAGAAGTGCTGGAAGAAGACCTCCACGAACTGGCCAAAGCCAGAGAAGTTGTTTCCTAAAAAAGAAGATGACACAACCAGCATAATCAGGGGTTCGCTTCAGAAACGATGA
- the leuB gene encoding 3-isopropylmalate dehydrogenase — protein sequence MFKKITSIYGDGIGPEVVKQAMKVLDTIAEVYNHEFVYERALLGAEAIDATGAALPTETVASALNSDAVLLGAVGHPRFDNDPNATVRPEQGLLGIRKALQLYANVRPVQTVPSLHHLSPIKIKAKTGVDFIIYRELTGGIYFGDKFTNEDGTAATDTCHYQQHEIERIARLAFEAAMQRHKKLTLVDKANVLETSRLWRKTIQQIAVRYPEVTVEYLFVDNAAMQLILNPGQFDVILTENMFGDIISDEASVLTGSLGLLPSASIGNSTALFEPVHGSYPQAAGKDIANPIGAILSAAMMLDYFGLQHEATVVRNAVQWTLENGFVTKDIDPVNFYFTSTVGDLICDYIHGKAIEVVNKSNIELRKSTII from the coding sequence ATGTTTAAAAAAATTACCAGCATATACGGCGACGGCATTGGCCCGGAAGTAGTGAAGCAAGCCATGAAGGTACTTGACACCATTGCCGAAGTATACAACCATGAATTTGTGTACGAACGTGCTTTGCTGGGTGCAGAAGCAATTGATGCTACGGGTGCAGCATTGCCTACGGAAACAGTAGCCAGTGCCCTCAACTCAGATGCTGTATTGCTGGGTGCTGTGGGCCATCCCCGCTTTGACAACGACCCCAATGCAACGGTGCGACCCGAGCAAGGATTGCTGGGCATTCGCAAAGCATTACAGTTGTACGCCAATGTTCGGCCTGTACAAACTGTTCCTTCTTTACATCATTTATCGCCCATCAAAATCAAAGCCAAAACCGGCGTTGATTTCATCATTTACAGAGAGCTTACCGGCGGCATCTACTTTGGTGACAAGTTTACCAACGAAGATGGCACAGCCGCAACAGATACTTGCCATTACCAACAACACGAAATTGAACGCATTGCCAGGCTAGCTTTTGAAGCGGCTATGCAACGGCATAAAAAACTGACTTTGGTTGATAAAGCCAACGTGCTGGAAACATCCCGCCTGTGGCGCAAAACCATACAGCAAATAGCCGTCCGTTATCCTGAAGTAACGGTGGAATATTTGTTTGTAGACAATGCTGCCATGCAGTTGATTTTGAACCCCGGTCAGTTTGATGTCATCCTTACAGAAAACATGTTTGGCGACATCATCAGCGACGAAGCGAGTGTACTCACGGGATCACTTGGCTTGTTGCCTTCAGCGTCTATCGGCAATAGCACTGCATTGTTTGAACCCGTTCATGGTTCTTACCCGCAAGCTGCCGGCAAAGACATTGCCAACCCCATTGGTGCTATCTTATCAGCTGCCATGATGCTCGATTATTTCGGGTTGCAGCACGAAGCCACTGTGGTTCGCAATGCGGTGCAATGGACACTGGAAAACGGTTTTGTAACAAAAGACATTGACCCCGTGAATTTTTACTTTACCTCTACTGTAGGCGACTTAATCTGCGACTACATACACGGTAAAGCCATAGAGGTGGTAAACAAAAGCAATATTGAGTTGCGCAAGTCTACCATTATCTAA
- a CDS encoding branched-chain amino acid transaminase translates to MATYYNDNTFIYHNGNLVKAKDARIDLYSQTMHYGYGVFEGIRSYKTIHGTTAIFKPEEHYDRLRKSAQALNLPYNWSNEELIDATYAVLRRNDLQDAYIRPLIYGPANMSFNPNEESNITIQAWAMQPFLGDKLLRVHISEFQRPNPKAFHMQAKACGHYVNSILASQDAKAKGYDEALLKDLNGNIAEGPGANFFMEKNGQLITPAAGHILTGITRATVLQLCAALNIDVEERPIHPDELLTADSAFFCGTAAEVIGIQQIDNTTLPMPWAESLGAQVQQAYKKLVVAQPIHTKATVVA, encoded by the coding sequence ATGGCAACTTATTATAACGACAACACATTCATTTACCACAATGGTAATTTGGTAAAAGCCAAAGATGCCCGTATTGATTTGTACAGTCAGACCATGCACTATGGCTATGGCGTTTTCGAAGGCATTCGTTCGTACAAAACCATCCATGGAACCACGGCTATTTTCAAGCCGGAAGAACACTATGACCGGCTGCGCAAATCGGCACAGGCATTGAATCTGCCGTACAACTGGAGCAATGAAGAATTGATTGATGCTACTTATGCTGTACTGCGTAGAAATGATTTGCAGGACGCCTACATCCGCCCACTCATTTACGGCCCGGCCAATATGAGTTTTAATCCCAACGAAGAAAGCAATATCACCATACAGGCATGGGCCATGCAACCTTTTTTGGGTGATAAATTATTGCGGGTACACATCAGTGAATTTCAGCGGCCCAATCCCAAGGCTTTTCACATGCAGGCCAAGGCTTGCGGCCATTATGTCAACAGTATTTTGGCCAGCCAGGATGCCAAAGCAAAAGGCTATGATGAAGCATTGCTAAAAGACCTGAATGGTAATATTGCCGAAGGACCAGGCGCCAATTTTTTCATGGAAAAAAATGGCCAACTGATTACCCCAGCTGCAGGACATATTCTTACCGGCATTACACGGGCTACCGTACTTCAGCTTTGTGCAGCACTCAACATTGACGTTGAAGAACGACCTATTCATCCTGATGAATTACTGACTGCTGACAGCGCCTTTTTCTGTGGCACTGCTGCTGAAGTCATCGGCATACAACAAATAGACAATACTACCCTGCCCATGCCCTGGGCTGAAAGCCTTGGTGCACAAGTGCAGCAAGCGTACAAAAAGTTGGTAGTAGCACAACCCATTCATACAAAAGCAACCGTGGTTGCATAG
- the ilvD gene encoding dihydroxy-acid dehydratase — protein MPNELNKYSKTLTQDETQPAAQAMYYAIGFKEQDFSKAQVGIAAMGWDGNPCNMHLNDLASSVRDNINKTDDLLGLRFYTIGVSDGISMGTDGMRYSLVSRDVIADSIETNAGAQYYDALICIPGCDKNMPGSVMAMARLNRPSIMLYGGTIAHGHYKGEDLNIVSAFEALGKKIAGQLDEGDFKGIIKNSCPGAGACGGMYTANTMASAIEALGMSLPYSSSNPALSEDKQKECDSMAAAIKVLLEKDIKPSDIMTRKAFENAITVIMVLGGSTNAVLHMIAIAKSIGVSLTQDDFQAISDKVPVLADFKPSGKYLMEDLHKYGGVPAVMKYLLSKGLLHGDCLTVTGKTLAENLASAPDLNFEEQKIIMPLETPLKATGHLQILYGNLATGGSVAKISGKEGERFEGTARVFEGEKAFIDGIASGKVKAGDVVVIRYIGPKGAPGMPEMLKPTGAIIGAGLGKSVALITDGRFSGGTHGFVVGHITPEAFEGGNIALVKDDDIIEIDAVNNSINLKISDEELAQRRAAWTARPLNVTKGILYKYAKQVKSAAEGCVTDSE, from the coding sequence ATGCCAAACGAATTGAATAAATACAGTAAGACGCTTACACAAGATGAAACACAACCAGCGGCACAGGCCATGTACTATGCCATTGGTTTTAAAGAGCAGGATTTTAGCAAAGCACAAGTGGGCATTGCCGCTATGGGCTGGGACGGAAACCCCTGCAATATGCACTTGAATGATCTCGCTTCTTCGGTAAGAGACAATATCAACAAAACAGATGATTTACTTGGTTTGCGTTTTTACACCATTGGTGTGAGTGACGGCATCAGCATGGGTACGGATGGCATGCGCTACAGCCTGGTAAGCCGCGATGTAATTGCCGACAGCATTGAAACAAACGCCGGTGCACAGTACTACGATGCGTTAATATGCATTCCGGGTTGCGATAAAAACATGCCCGGTTCTGTCATGGCCATGGCCCGCCTCAACCGTCCTTCTATCATGTTGTATGGTGGCACCATTGCACACGGTCATTACAAAGGCGAAGACCTCAATATTGTAAGTGCTTTTGAAGCATTGGGCAAAAAAATTGCCGGCCAGTTGGATGAAGGCGATTTCAAAGGCATCATCAAAAATTCTTGTCCTGGTGCCGGTGCTTGTGGTGGTATGTACACCGCCAATACCATGGCCAGTGCCATTGAAGCATTGGGTATGAGTTTGCCTTACTCCTCTTCCAACCCGGCCCTGAGTGAAGACAAGCAAAAAGAATGCGACAGCATGGCTGCAGCTATTAAAGTACTGTTGGAAAAAGACATTAAGCCCAGCGACATCATGACCCGTAAAGCATTTGAAAATGCGATTACAGTGATTATGGTATTGGGTGGAAGTACCAATGCGGTACTACACATGATTGCCATTGCAAAAAGCATTGGCGTGTCATTAACGCAGGACGATTTCCAGGCCATCAGCGATAAAGTGCCAGTACTGGCCGACTTCAAACCGAGTGGTAAGTACCTGATGGAAGATTTGCATAAATACGGTGGCGTTCCTGCCGTCATGAAATACCTGTTGTCGAAGGGTTTGCTGCACGGCGATTGCCTGACTGTAACGGGCAAAACCCTTGCAGAAAACTTAGCCTCTGCTCCCGATTTGAATTTCGAAGAGCAGAAAATCATTATGCCTCTGGAAACACCATTGAAAGCCACCGGTCATTTGCAAATACTGTACGGCAACCTTGCCACTGGTGGTAGTGTGGCCAAAATTTCTGGTAAAGAAGGCGAACGTTTTGAAGGCACAGCCCGTGTATTTGAAGGTGAGAAAGCATTCATTGATGGCATTGCTTCTGGCAAGGTAAAAGCCGGCGATGTCGTCGTCATTCGCTACATCGGCCCCAAGGGCGCACCGGGTATGCCCGAAATGCTGAAACCTACAGGTGCCATTATTGGTGCGGGTTTGGGCAAAAGTGTAGCCCTCATTACCGATGGTCGTTTTAGTGGTGGCACACATGGTTTTGTGGTAGGCCACATCACTCCCGAAGCTTTTGAAGGCGGCAATATTGCACTGGTAAAAGATGATGACATCATTGAAATTGATGCCGTCAACAACAGCATTAACCTCAAAATTTCGGATGAAGAATTAGCACAACGTCGTGCTGCATGGACTGCCCGTCCGCTCAATGTAACAAAAGGTATTTTGTATAAATACGCCAAGCAGGTAAAAAGTGCAGCCGAAGGTTGCGTTACCGACAGCGAATAA
- the ilvB gene encoding biosynthetic-type acetolactate synthase large subunit produces the protein MEVATAPAKANTTQPIMNITGSEVVIRSLLAEGASTVFGYPGGAIMPIYDALYDFNDQLQHILVRHEQGAIHAAQGFARTSGKTGVVFATSGPGATNLVTGLADAMIDSTPVVCITGQVFAHLLGTDAFQETDVINITAPVTKWNYQVTDASEISEVIAKAFYIASSGRPGPVLVDITKNAQVQKIDFAGHTPCKHIRSYRPKPQVRSEFVEAAAKLINEAERPYILFGQGVILGNAEAEFKAFVEKSGIPAAWTLLGLSALPTDHPLNVGMLGMHGNYGPNVLTNECDVLIAIGMRFDDRVTGRLDKYAKQAKIIHLDIDPAEIDKNVKATVPVWGDCKETLPLLTNLVAQKQHTAWVQRFRDMMEDEKQAVINHECDPRSGEMTMGEVINLLNKLTNGDAVIVTDVGQHQMVACRYATFNKSRSNVTSGGLGTMGFALPAAIGAKYGAPNRPVVAVIGDGGFQMTLQELGTIMQFGADVKIIILNNNFLGMVRQWQELFLEKRYSFVDITSPDFVQVAKGYYIDGQRITDRSNLEAGLQTMLNHKGSYLLEVMVAKENNVFPMVPQGCGVAEIRLK, from the coding sequence ATGGAAGTAGCTACAGCTCCCGCCAAAGCCAACACAACTCAGCCAATCATGAATATAACGGGCTCTGAAGTGGTGATTCGTTCACTGCTGGCAGAAGGTGCCAGCACCGTGTTCGGTTATCCCGGTGGTGCCATCATGCCCATTTATGATGCCTTGTACGATTTCAATGATCAACTGCAACACATACTGGTACGCCACGAGCAGGGTGCCATTCATGCAGCACAGGGCTTTGCCCGCACAAGTGGCAAAACCGGTGTGGTATTTGCCACCAGCGGCCCCGGCGCCACCAACCTGGTTACAGGTTTGGCCGATGCCATGATAGACAGCACACCTGTAGTGTGCATTACCGGACAGGTATTTGCGCATTTGCTCGGTACCGATGCCTTTCAGGAAACGGACGTTATCAATATCACCGCTCCTGTTACCAAATGGAATTATCAGGTAACAGATGCCAGCGAAATTTCTGAAGTGATTGCCAAAGCATTTTACATTGCCAGCAGTGGTCGCCCCGGCCCTGTGTTGGTAGACATTACCAAAAATGCACAGGTACAAAAAATAGATTTTGCAGGACATACGCCTTGCAAGCACATTCGCAGCTACCGGCCTAAGCCACAGGTGCGCAGCGAGTTTGTAGAAGCTGCGGCCAAGCTCATCAACGAAGCTGAACGTCCTTACATTTTGTTTGGTCAGGGTGTTATTTTGGGCAATGCCGAAGCAGAGTTTAAAGCCTTTGTAGAAAAGAGCGGCATTCCTGCAGCATGGACGTTGCTCGGTTTGTCTGCTTTGCCTACCGATCATCCATTGAACGTAGGTATGCTGGGCATGCATGGCAATTACGGCCCCAATGTACTCACCAACGAATGCGATGTGCTCATTGCCATCGGCATGCGTTTCGATGATCGTGTTACGGGTCGTTTGGATAAATACGCCAAGCAGGCAAAAATCATTCACCTCGATATTGACCCTGCGGAAATTGACAAGAATGTAAAAGCAACCGTTCCTGTGTGGGGCGATTGTAAAGAAACATTGCCGTTGCTCACCAACCTGGTAGCGCAAAAGCAACACACCGCATGGGTGCAGCGTTTCCGTGATATGATGGAAGATGAAAAGCAAGCGGTAATCAATCACGAATGCGATCCCAGGTCCGGTGAAATGACCATGGGCGAAGTGATAAACCTGCTGAACAAACTCACCAACGGCGATGCCGTGATTGTAACGGATGTGGGCCAACATCAAATGGTAGCTTGCCGTTACGCTACGTTCAATAAATCACGCAGCAATGTTACTTCTGGTGGTTTGGGTACAATGGGCTTTGCACTTCCTGCAGCCATTGGTGCCAAATATGGCGCACCCAACAGACCCGTTGTAGCAGTGATTGGCGATGGTGGTTTTCAAATGACCCTTCAGGAACTGGGTACCATCATGCAGTTTGGCGCCGATGTAAAAATCATCATCCTCAACAACAACTTCCTGGGCATGGTACGCCAGTGGCAGGAGCTGTTTTTGGAAAAACGCTATTCGTTTGTAGACATCACGAGTCCTGACTTTGTGCAAGTGGCCAAGGGTTACTACATCGATGGCCAGCGCATCACCGACCGCAGCAACCTGGAAGCCGGTTTGCAAACCATGCTCAACCACAAAGGCAGCTATCTGCTCGAAGTAATGGTGGCCAAAGAAAACAATGTATTCCCCATGGTACCGCAGGGTTGTGGCGTTGCTGAAATCCGCTTAAAATAA